TTTTAAATGAAGATACGAAATCTGGAAATAGGCGCCGGTCCCATGCCAGCGATAATGGGGATCTTAAACGTAACCCCGGATTCCTTTTCGGATGGCGGTCTTCATTTTTTGCCTTCCGATGCGATCTCTCACGCCTTGAAGCTCATCGATGAAGGAGCGGATATAATCGATATAGGGGGCGAGTCGACCCGCCCCGGTTCATCCCCAGTTTCAGAGGATGAAGAGATCGACAGGGTAATTCCTATAATAGAAGGGCTAAGGAGTAGGTCCGAGATCCCCATATCAATAGATACGTCGAAATCCGCAGTTGCAAAGGCCGCCATCGAGGCAGGGGCCGACTTGATCAACGATATAAGCGCCGGTCGCTTCGACCCTGAAATATTTGAACTCGCGGCCCTGCATAAAAAACCGATTTGCCTCATGCATATGAAGGGTTTGCCCAAAAATATGCAGGATAACCCCCATTATGACGATCTTATCTTCGAAATTAGCGGTTTTTTGTCTGAAGCGGCCTCTTTTGCAATATCAAAGGGGGTCCCATCGGAGCTCATCATTCTCGATCCCGGGATAGGTTTTGGCAAGAGCGCCGACGATAACTTATCTATACTTCGCAATATCGGCTCCTTTAAATCTCTAGGTTTTCCTTTACTCATAGGTACATCAAATAAATCCTTTATTGGAAAGAAGTTAGGCTTGGATGTTAAAGATAGACTTGAAGCAAGCTTAGCGACGATTCCTGCTTGTATGAATGGCGGGGCCTCAATCTTGAGGATGCATGATGTAAAAGCAACAAAGCGCTTTTTGGATATGTACCTCCTACTGCAGTAACCCATATCGCACAAAACTTCTATTTGCTTGATATTTATGTAAATTTTTTGTACAAGCTCTCGCCTCTAAATTTATACGATTCTCAGGAACAGGGCGATATGGCAGAACTATCAAATAGAATCTTCGGCACGGATGGAATCAGGGGAAAGGCCAATTTTTATCCGATAGACTCCGAAACGGCGCTCGCCTTGGGGCGGGCCGTGGCATATCTCTTTAAAAACGGTACAAATCGTCATCGAATAGTCATCGGCAAGGATACCCGCTTATCGGGCTACATGATCGAGACTGCGCTTGCCTCCGGGATATGTTCGATGGGGGCGGATGTCATGCTAGTCGGACCTCTGCCGACCCCGGGGGTGGCATTCATATCCAGGAGCATGAGGGCGGATGCGGGAATAGTGATATCCGCTTCGCATAATCCATTCGACGATAACGGAATTAAGTTCTTCGACAGGGATGGGTTTAAGCTCAGCGATTCCATGGAGCTCGATATCGAGGAGTTGGTGAAAAGCGGGATTCCCCGCGAAAAATGGCCCAGCGGAAACCTGATAGGAAAGGCGCAGCGAATAGATGACGCTGGTGGCAGGTATATACAGTTCCTAAAGGACGTACTTTCTTACTCCATCTCATTGGATGGTTTTCGCATCGTGGTGGACTGCGGCAATGGCGCAGGCTATCGCGTCGCTCCCAGCGTATTTCAGGAGCTGGGAGCCGAAGTCATAGAGCTCGGGACTTCACCAGATGGCACCAACATCAATTGCGCTTGCGGTTCCATGCATCCGGAACGGATGTGCAACCTCGTTCGAAAGATGGGAGCCGATGCCGGAATCGCTCTGGATGGAGATGCTGACAGGGTTATCATGTGCGACGAGCATGGGAACATCGTCGATGGCGATGTCATCATGGCTCTTGCTGCAATAGACCTGAAGAAGCAGGGCAAACTGGCGAAAAACACCTTGGTCGCCACCATAATGAGCAATATGGCTCTGGATGGTGCGATGCGCGCTGAGGGTATAAATCTAATCAGGACGCGCGTCGGCGACAGACATGTAATATCCACGATGCGCGACAATGGCCTGAACCTGGGCGGCGAACAATCGGGGCATCTCATCTTTCTTGATCACAATACAACCGGAGACGGAATCGTCGGAGGCCTGAAGGTTCTTGCATCGATGGTTCGCTCCGGCAAGCCGCTTTCCGAGCTGGCGAGTGTTTTTGAGCCATACCCGCAGGTCAAAGTGGATGTGAACGTTTTGAAGAAGGTCGATCTTTCAGCTATTCCTCAGCTGCAAAAGGCCCTCGATAGTTACAGGGTGGAGCTCGGGAATTCCGGACGGCTGCTGCTGCGTTTTTCAGGAACTGAGAATATCGCCAGGGTTCTTGTGGAAGGACCCAATCGCGAGCGCATAAGGTGCATGGCAAGCGAGCTTGCGGGGCTGCTGACTGATCATCTCGCTAACTGATTCAACGGAGGAGCGCTTGATAAAATTAGGAGTAAATGTCGATCACGTTGCCACCTTAAGACAGGCTAGAGGGACCTCTTACCCCGACCCGATAGAAGCCGCACTCCTGGCAATAGAAGGGGGCGCCGACCAGATAACGATTCATCTGAGGGAAGACCGCAGGCATATTCAGGATCATGACCTGGTTCGAATGAAGTCATCCATAGATGTTCCCTTGAATCTGGAAATGGCCGCTGCAGATGACATCATCGCCGCCGCCGTCAAGATCAGACCCGATACCGTCACTCTGGTTCCGGAAAAGAGAAACGAGCTGACGACCGAAGGAGGTCTGGATGTGGTCTCTGCACCTTCCAAACTTAGCGAATGCGTATCAAAACTCAGAGATTCGGGGATTTTGGTCAGCATGTTCATAGATCCGGAGGCCTCTCAGGTCGATGCCTCGATCTCCATCGGAATAACCGCCGTCGAATTTCACACCGGTTCATTCTGTGATGCGGTGAATGAAATTCGCGCCTCTGCGGAATTGGAGCGCCTCCTCTTGGCATCCAGATACGCGGCATCGAAGGGGCTCAAGGTGTGTGCCGGTCATGGTCTCAATACAAAAAACACACCGACGGTGGTCAGGGCGATTCCCGAGATAGTTGAATACAATATTGGGCATTCGATTATAGCCAGATCCGTCTTTGTCGGGATGCGTGAGGCGGTAAGGGAGATGAAGGAAATTCTTTTTGCAGGCGGGAGGAAATAATTCTCGGGGGAATTGCCCGAAAGAGACCGCCGATTTTTGCCGGTTGTTCATCGAGGGTATAAAAACTGGGGGGAGAATGATTATCGGAATCGGAATTGATCTGGTTGACGTAAGAAGGTTCGAATCTATCATCTTCAGGTGGCGCGACAGGTTTCTAAAGAGGGTTTTTACCGACAAGGAAATCAAATACTGCAATACGAAGAAGCATCCTGCCCAGCGTTTTGCAGCCAGGTTCGCTGCGAAGCAGGCCTTCATCAAGGCCTTTTTCCCAAAGGGGCACAAGGGAATACGGATGCAGGATATCGAGATAGACCAGAAGGATTCGCGGCCGGTTATAAATCTTTACGGCATTGCAAAGGAGGCGGCCGATAAGGTCAAGGTCAGCGGCACTCACCTCATGCTTTCCCACGATGGCGATTATTGCATAGCCAATGTAGTTCTGGAATGGTGATCGATTCTCATCGAGATTTTAAAATGAAACTACTCTCCTCCTCACAGATGCGCTCGCTGGACGAAAGCGCTATAACCCAGCATCGGATTCCATCCATGGAACTCATGGAAAACGCTGGAAGGGCGCTCGCCGATGTAGCCGCAACCTCTCGTCCTTCCCGGGCAGCAGTCGTATGCGGCAGAGGGAATAACGGCGGTGATGGGCTCGTGGCTGCGAGGTATCTGATCGGCATGGGGATCGATGTAGCCGTCCTGATTCTGGCCTCGCCTCAGGAGCTCTCCCCCGACGCTAGGGCGAACTGGGAGAGGCTGGTGAGGATATCCACGAGGGTCTTCCCCTGTACGGATGCTTCGTATTTGAGCA
This genomic stretch from Myxococcales bacterium harbors:
- the folP gene encoding dihydropteroate synthase, which translates into the protein MKIRNLEIGAGPMPAIMGILNVTPDSFSDGGLHFLPSDAISHALKLIDEGADIIDIGGESTRPGSSPVSEDEEIDRVIPIIEGLRSRSEIPISIDTSKSAVAKAAIEAGADLINDISAGRFDPEIFELAALHKKPICLMHMKGLPKNMQDNPHYDDLIFEISGFLSEAASFAISKGVPSELIILDPGIGFGKSADDNLSILRNIGSFKSLGFPLLIGTSNKSFIGKKLGLDVKDRLEASLATIPACMNGGASILRMHDVKATKRFLDMYLLLQ
- a CDS encoding phosphoglucosamine mutase, yielding MAELSNRIFGTDGIRGKANFYPIDSETALALGRAVAYLFKNGTNRHRIVIGKDTRLSGYMIETALASGICSMGADVMLVGPLPTPGVAFISRSMRADAGIVISASHNPFDDNGIKFFDRDGFKLSDSMELDIEELVKSGIPREKWPSGNLIGKAQRIDDAGGRYIQFLKDVLSYSISLDGFRIVVDCGNGAGYRVAPSVFQELGAEVIELGTSPDGTNINCACGSMHPERMCNLVRKMGADAGIALDGDADRVIMCDEHGNIVDGDVIMALAAIDLKKQGKLAKNTLVATIMSNMALDGAMRAEGINLIRTRVGDRHVISTMRDNGLNLGGEQSGHLIFLDHNTTGDGIVGGLKVLASMVRSGKPLSELASVFEPYPQVKVDVNVLKKVDLSAIPQLQKALDSYRVELGNSGRLLLRFSGTENIARVLVEGPNRERIRCMASELAGLLTDHLAN
- a CDS encoding pyridoxine 5'-phosphate synthase, translating into MKLGVNVDHVATLRQARGTSYPDPIEAALLAIEGGADQITIHLREDRRHIQDHDLVRMKSSIDVPLNLEMAAADDIIAAAVKIRPDTVTLVPEKRNELTTEGGLDVVSAPSKLSECVSKLRDSGILVSMFIDPEASQVDASISIGITAVEFHTGSFCDAVNEIRASAELERLLLASRYAASKGLKVCAGHGLNTKNTPTVVRAIPEIVEYNIGHSIIARSVFVGMREAVREMKEILFAGGRK
- the acpS gene encoding holo-ACP synthase; its protein translation is MIIGIGIDLVDVRRFESIIFRWRDRFLKRVFTDKEIKYCNTKKHPAQRFAARFAAKQAFIKAFFPKGHKGIRMQDIEIDQKDSRPVINLYGIAKEAADKVKVSGTHLMLSHDGDYCIANVVLEW